Part of the Anomaloglossus baeobatrachus isolate aAnoBae1 chromosome 1, aAnoBae1.hap1, whole genome shotgun sequence genome, TATACTTTATCCGTATGAAGATCATGAACTTTACATCCAAGATCTGGCATCTAATCTTACTTATCAAGTCCTATCTCCTGATTCATCGGAGAATgttgagcaaaaaaaaaatcacagaaaaggtGTTCAACATCAAAAAGCTTActtaggggagaagccatattcatgttcagaatgtggaaaatgttttacttggaaatcaCGGCTTTCTGCACATCTAAAaacccacacaggggagaagccattttcatgtacagaatgtggaaaatgttttaatttgaaatcaaaacttgctgtacatctaaaaactcatacaggggtgaagccattttcatgtttagaatgtggcaaatgttttactTGGAATTCACAGCTTGTTGCACAcctaaaaattcacacaggggagaagccgtatacATGtgtagagtgtgggaaatgttttacttggaaatcaAAGCTTGTTGTCCATGTAAAAactcacaaaggggagaagccgtattcatgttcagaatgtggaaaacattTTACTCAGAAATCGGATCTTGCAAGACAtcacagaattcacacaggggagcctTTTTTATGCTCAGAATGTGGAAGATGTTTTACTTGGAAATCACAGTTTCATGCACATCTAAAAAATCAcagaggggagaagccatatccatgttcagaatgtggaaaatgttttaattggaaatcacatCTTCTTGTACACCTTAAATctcacacaggcgagaagccatttacttgttcagaatgtgggaaatgttttactcagaaatctgGTCTTATTAGGCAtcaaataattcacacaggggagaggccatttgCATGTTCtctgtgtggaaaatgttttaatgaAGGGTCCCTTCTAAATgcccatcaaagaactcacacaggaaaAACATTTtcctgtttagaatgtggaaaatgttttatgctCAAATCAAATCTTTTTAAACATCAAGAAACTCACACAATGGAGAAACCATTctcttgctcagaatgtggaaaatgctttGCAAAAAAGTCAGTTCTTGCTAGGCATCAAATTATTCATACAGGTGAAAGACCATTTTCATGTACTCTTTGTGGAAAGTGTTTTAAACAAAAGTCAGTTCTAATtgtacatcaaagaactcacaaagAAAAAACATTCCCATGtccacaatgtgggaaatgttttagtcacaaATCAAATCTTTCTaaacatcaaaaaactcacacagatgagaagccattttcttgttcagaatgtgggaaatgttttgctaaaAAATCAGTTCTTGTCAGACAtcaaataattcacacaggggaaaagccatttaattgtttagattgtgggaaatgttttacacaaaaATCAATTCTTGTTAGACATTTGAGAATTCACACAAGATAAATGTCAGTTGTTTAATTAAGAAATGGTACAAAGAAAAATACCATACTTATTTTTGTTCAATGTTGTAAAATAGAATATTATGTATTAATTTATAATTGTATCCCAAAACTTGTCACCAATCAGTAATGAGCTTTTGCTTTTAAACTTCCATGGTTATACGTGGGCTTGTCTTTGTGTTGTCCTTTTGATGGTATGCATTTTTCCTCAGAAACTGAGGAGTTGAGGAAAGAACTGATTTTGTATATAAAATGACTTTTTGAAATTTCTTAAGTTACttttagagatgagcggttccgtggaGGTTTGGTTCGCCAGCAGCAAACGAGCCGAGCCTCCACTGGTTCGAGCTTGACCcttgatcaagtcactgattggcagttcgagtctctgcccacatacagccagccataaacagatcacttcaagAAGC contains:
- the LOC142257084 gene encoding uncharacterized protein LOC142257084, with the translated sequence MNKDRDKMAERILTLTLEIIFHLTGEDYTVVKISSDRCQAPVPEGRGGTLSPIPGPPSHSRIHEDINDQKILELTNKMLELLTGEVPIRCQDFTVYFSMEEWEYLEGHKERYKEVMMEEHQPCTSPGLSSTRTTPERCPAPPPPPQDPQLLDPDKDLNNINSPERNVRGDQRSNEEIPTDHRPDDCSRSSERCSSSDLKAVNPSILYPYEDHELYIQDLASNLTYQVLSPDSSENVEQKKNHRKGVQHQKAYLGEKPYSCSECGKCFTWKSRLSAHLKTHTGEKPFSCTECGKCFNLKSKLAVHLKTHTGVKPFSCLECGKCFTWNSQLVAHLKIHTGEKPYTCVECGKCFTWKSKLVVHVKTHKGEKPYSCSECGKHFTQKSDLARHHRIHTGEPFLCSECGRCFTWKSQFHAHLKNHRGEKPYPCSECGKCFNWKSHLLVHLKSHTGEKPFTCSECGKCFTQKSGLIRHQIIHTGERPFACSLCGKCFNEGSLLNAHQRTHTGKTFSCLECGKCFMLKSNLFKHQETHTMEKPFSCSECGKCFAKKSVLARHQIIHTGERPFSCTLCGKCFKQKSVLIVHQRTHKEKTFPCPQCGKCFSHKSNLSKHQKTHTDEKPFSCSECGKCFAKKSVLVRHQIIHTGEKPFNCLDCGKCFTQKSILVRHLRIHTR